A single Leptospira barantonii DNA region contains:
- a CDS encoding tetratricopeptide repeat protein, with translation MIFVILVAIGIILIVAFGSFLIQTKKDAFEKALALAAMGNFVDARVIIRDILDNSPSNVRAHYVIAKIYAMEGDTTNEARHLEKIKKIGAYEKGINEVAVSNRIADIYYQQDLFEEALFHYLDTVTIDPENAEANVRIGFMALGQKEFAIADRFLGKISNEKIKTASIFIGKGVVSAVLRKGNPVEFFAKAYELDPASPVGGFLYALSLTRDSKYDEAIKVANSVADLIEDDYVRYTIFQFLMCCFILQRNLNEGLKHARLCMEMARNSGWKQEMIDSDVYFSLLAVKLGKLEEASEYLIEAESERIDDVRILELANYKFQLETKRIDATKAGQSGFSLDDEIGRIFGELFPVERFYELSGLKSSKSFHIKGILDDQGNKLLADVSKIGVGVLDHYRQLKGVEFKNLCVRIVMALNYTVSREVPNKEGDGLNLTGLYKTDKETRSLFKFRKWKDAKISDIFLRDTIGQLKELGVDKAFIVGDAEFTEGAKRFLTDNSSLLNVIYGKDLEELLKKALRLEAKGA, from the coding sequence ATGATCTTCGTCATTCTTGTCGCCATTGGAATCATTCTGATTGTTGCGTTTGGATCCTTTTTGATCCAGACCAAGAAAGACGCTTTTGAAAAGGCTCTGGCCCTCGCCGCGATGGGTAACTTCGTGGACGCCCGAGTTATCATTCGGGATATTTTGGACAATTCTCCCTCGAACGTTCGGGCGCATTACGTCATCGCTAAAATCTACGCGATGGAAGGTGATACGACCAACGAGGCCCGTCACCTCGAAAAAATCAAAAAAATCGGCGCTTATGAAAAGGGTATCAACGAGGTTGCGGTTTCCAATCGGATCGCGGATATTTATTATCAACAGGATTTATTCGAAGAAGCGCTATTTCATTATTTAGATACCGTCACGATCGATCCCGAAAATGCGGAAGCCAACGTAAGAATCGGTTTTATGGCCCTCGGTCAAAAAGAATTCGCGATTGCGGATCGTTTTTTAGGAAAGATCTCGAACGAAAAAATCAAAACGGCTTCCATCTTTATCGGTAAGGGAGTTGTCTCCGCGGTTCTTCGTAAAGGAAATCCGGTGGAATTCTTTGCAAAGGCTTACGAGTTGGATCCCGCTTCTCCGGTCGGCGGGTTTTTATATGCGCTTAGTTTGACTCGGGATTCTAAATACGACGAAGCGATCAAGGTTGCGAACTCGGTCGCGGATCTCATCGAAGACGATTATGTTCGTTATACGATCTTTCAATTTTTGATGTGTTGTTTTATTCTCCAGAGAAATTTAAACGAAGGTCTCAAACATGCGAGACTTTGTATGGAGATGGCGAGAAACAGCGGTTGGAAACAGGAGATGATAGATTCCGACGTTTACTTTTCTTTGTTGGCGGTCAAACTCGGAAAACTGGAAGAGGCGAGCGAGTATCTCATCGAAGCCGAGTCGGAAAGAATCGACGACGTAAGAATTTTGGAACTTGCGAATTACAAGTTTCAACTTGAGACGAAACGAATCGATGCAACTAAGGCGGGTCAGAGTGGATTCTCCTTGGACGATGAGATCGGCAGAATCTTCGGCGAACTTTTTCCTGTGGAACGTTTTTACGAACTCTCCGGTTTAAAATCTTCCAAGTCTTTTCATATCAAGGGAATCTTGGACGATCAGGGGAATAAACTTCTCGCGGACGTTTCAAAAATCGGCGTCGGGGTTTTGGATCACTATCGTCAACTCAAAGGTGTTGAATTTAAGAATCTTTGCGTTCGAATCGTGATGGCTTTGAATTATACCGTGAGTCGGGAAGTTCCCAACAAAGAAGGGGACGGTCTCAATCTTACGGGCTTATACAAAACCGATAAAGAAACTCGTTCTCTTTTTAAATTCCGCAAATGGAAGGACGCGAAAATTTCGGATATCTTTCTTCGGGATACGATCGGTCAGTTGAAGGAACTCGGCGTCGATAAGGCTTTTATCGTGGGTGACGCGGAGTTTACCGAAGGCGCCAAGCGTTTTCTTACGGATAATTCTTCCTTGCTCAATGTGATTTACGGTAAGGATTTGGAAGAACTTTTGAAAAAAGCGCTTCGTTTGGAAGCAAAGGGCGCGTAA
- a CDS encoding DUF1564 domain-containing protein has translation MGYLLLDADQEIRSTLQKDCMETVTLLLSEDMLFRFSEDEIRKLPKKIPQMLRTYGKFLSAQKRLGKNAGRTLYQPSPGKSKMKRINVRLSPGSWTMFGALAQAHGVSRCFLFNYLLCLELAGVGDSIFYTLNAGVPTFHRNYNYILHLDLTNNRVIRRLQCEPDTLFYTLDYRDWYPD, from the coding sequence ATGGGATATCTACTACTCGACGCGGATCAAGAGATTCGTTCCACTCTTCAAAAAGATTGTATGGAAACTGTGACATTGTTGCTTTCGGAAGATATGTTGTTTCGTTTTTCGGAAGATGAGATTCGCAAACTTCCGAAGAAAATTCCTCAGATGTTAAGGACTTATGGGAAATTTCTCTCGGCTCAAAAACGTTTAGGGAAGAATGCGGGACGAACCCTTTATCAGCCGAGCCCGGGAAAATCCAAAATGAAACGAATCAACGTTCGTTTGAGTCCCGGGAGTTGGACAATGTTCGGTGCGTTGGCTCAGGCTCATGGTGTGTCGCGTTGTTTTCTTTTCAATTATTTGTTGTGTTTGGAATTGGCAGGGGTTGGAGATTCTATCTTTTATACTTTGAACGCGGGAGTTCCCACGTTCCACCGAAATTACAACTATATCCTCCACCTCGACTTAACGAACAACAGAGTAATCCGCAGGCTCCAATGCGAACCTGATACCCTATTCTACACATTAGATTACAGAGATTGGTATCCGGACTAA